Proteins co-encoded in one Vibrio fortis genomic window:
- a CDS encoding LysR family transcriptional regulator, producing the protein MKIEDLKLFTTVVELGSFTAAANALDLPRGNVSRRISDLEKSLGIQLFLRTTRSLSLTQSGELYYKELLVALGALEKANHVASNLSVLPHGKIKIGLLPETSDILQSTLFRFQDLYPEVELDIRSINNGFVDMHRQGLDIAMHGGRLSDANLVARKVMDLQRVFVASPDFIAKEGQPTSVHELSHYPFVCFRWPTGDIDQQWDITNINVTVEPSIVSDSIGFVKGGAIRHRGIALLPELLVRQEISEGTLVDLFPNDRLQQEEAWLLYPQRKALSHASQLLVDFLLQELPKL; encoded by the coding sequence ATGAAAATTGAAGACCTAAAACTATTCACTACCGTCGTTGAGCTCGGAAGCTTTACCGCTGCAGCTAACGCTTTAGACCTCCCACGAGGGAATGTAAGCCGGCGAATCAGCGACCTCGAAAAATCTTTGGGAATTCAACTGTTCTTAAGAACGACTCGCAGTTTATCTTTAACTCAATCTGGCGAGCTTTATTATAAAGAACTCCTTGTCGCACTCGGAGCATTAGAGAAAGCAAACCATGTTGCCTCTAACCTATCTGTGCTACCTCACGGCAAAATTAAGATAGGCCTACTCCCAGAGACTAGCGATATTTTGCAATCTACCCTATTCCGCTTTCAGGATTTATATCCGGAGGTTGAGTTGGATATTCGAAGTATTAACAATGGTTTCGTTGATATGCATCGCCAAGGTCTCGATATCGCAATGCATGGCGGTCGGTTAAGTGATGCCAATTTGGTGGCTAGGAAAGTGATGGATTTGCAGCGCGTGTTTGTCGCTAGCCCAGACTTTATCGCTAAAGAAGGCCAGCCAACGTCAGTTCACGAGCTGTCTCACTATCCATTTGTTTGCTTTCGTTGGCCAACGGGCGATATCGACCAACAGTGGGACATCACCAATATCAACGTGACGGTAGAACCTTCAATCGTGAGCGATAGCATCGGTTTTGTGAAAGGTGGCGCAATTCGCCACAGAGGGATTGCTCTATTACCTGAACTATTGGTTCGCCAAGAGATCAGCGAGGGTACTTTGGTTGACCTATTCCCTAATGATAGGCTTCAACAAGAGGAAGCCTGGCTTTTGTATCCGCAGCGAAAAGCGCTCAGTCATGCGTCTCAGCTTTTGGTCGACTTTTTATTACAAGAACTGCCTAAACTATAA